A genome region from Sphingobium sp. CR2-8 includes the following:
- a CDS encoding ATP-binding protein, with protein sequence MLLLGTGGALLLGASPIAIALPILAGLIVLLICAQGIALRPASQDVALDAPDLAGHRDFTSLLEGISDPLMLVERGRIAHANRAAQRLLGTHIEGEDARIAIRHPAAAERLASSAPMAEPVMVELVGLGSRDQRWQMRIAPIGQVADMRKLVHLVDHSGTHAAERMRVDFVANASHELRTPLAGILGFIETLADPELGQDTETRQRFLKIMDGEARRMQRLIDDLISLSRIEAEKYRAPDTLVDLSELAAEVVGVFRSSHGERGREVEMSIAPQLPSVQGDRAQLSQLLHNLIGNSIKYGRPGTPIRVTLNEGPSSMTRLTVADEGEGIGPDHLPRLTERFYRVDSGRSRAMGGTGLGLAIVKHIVERHRGRFDIASTLGKGTTITVLLPPPMEEAPNKSDEKRRPSALSGAVS encoded by the coding sequence ATGCTGTTGCTTGGCACCGGGGGCGCACTATTGCTGGGCGCTTCGCCCATCGCCATCGCCCTGCCAATCCTGGCGGGGCTGATCGTCCTGTTGATTTGCGCGCAGGGGATCGCCCTTCGTCCGGCGTCGCAGGACGTTGCCCTCGATGCACCGGACCTGGCCGGTCACCGCGATTTCACCAGCCTGCTGGAGGGTATATCGGACCCGCTGATGCTGGTGGAACGGGGCCGTATCGCCCATGCGAATCGCGCTGCCCAGCGTTTGTTGGGGACGCATATAGAGGGCGAGGATGCCCGCATCGCCATACGCCACCCCGCCGCCGCGGAACGGCTGGCGAGCAGCGCGCCGATGGCCGAACCGGTGATGGTCGAACTGGTGGGCCTTGGCAGCCGCGACCAGCGGTGGCAGATGCGTATCGCGCCGATCGGCCAGGTCGCCGATATGCGCAAGCTGGTGCATCTGGTTGACCATAGCGGCACCCATGCAGCCGAACGGATGCGCGTCGATTTCGTCGCCAATGCCAGCCATGAACTGCGCACGCCGCTGGCAGGCATATTGGGCTTCATCGAAACGCTGGCCGACCCGGAACTGGGCCAGGACACCGAAACCCGCCAGCGATTCCTGAAGATCATGGATGGCGAGGCGCGGCGGATGCAACGGCTGATCGACGACCTGATTTCGTTGAGCCGGATCGAGGCGGAGAAATATCGCGCGCCCGACACGCTGGTCGACCTGTCGGAACTGGCGGCCGAGGTGGTCGGCGTCTTCCGATCCAGCCATGGCGAGCGTGGACGCGAAGTGGAGATGTCCATCGCGCCGCAATTGCCCAGCGTTCAGGGCGACCGGGCGCAGTTGTCGCAACTGCTGCACAATCTGATCGGCAATTCGATCAAATATGGCCGCCCCGGCACGCCGATCCGCGTCACGCTGAACGAAGGGCCGAGTAGCATGACCCGCCTGACCGTTGCCGACGAAGGCGAAGGCATCGGTCCCGATCACCTGCCCCGCCTGACCGAGCGTTTCTATCGCGTCGATTCGGGTCGCAGCCGGGCGATGGGGGGCACGGGCCTGGGCCTGGCCATCGTCAAACATATCGTGGAGCGGCATCGCGGGCGGTTCGACATCGCCAGCACATTGGGCAAGGGCACGACGATTACCGTCCTGTTGCCCCCACCCATGGAAGAAGCGCCAAATAAAAGTGATGAGAAACGGCGTCCTTCGGCGCTTTCAGGTGCGGTGTCATGA
- a CDS encoding glycosyltransferase, with translation MFQTRRFAARNFSVAIYLYQPGDGGLDRVAILLANHLLRRGVPVELWMSRMDGAAAHLIDPALTIRQVPTPRLARRLSMIAQFPALSAMVRRYRPDILYSAGNQSNMLVALATLGTDSKAVGRISNPIVRPGQQGPGAWARLTRFRAIARACDLTIVMGEHDRALLAQSGDIRLLPRPTVTRLMERACATRTDRRPGDPWRLLMVGRLTEQKDHATALAALARLSHRDWRLTIAGQGPLRAELERGCVALGIADRVDFTGYVGDPERLAALMAQSDLLLQPSRWEGLCATLIEAMACGMDVVATDSTPNIRPVLASGGQHPVTPVGDAAAFARAIERTMMRPAPRDLLAAATRDHGVDRALDRYLRAFERLAGAPAPLSIPSPAPA, from the coding sequence ATGTTTCAGACCCGCCGCTTTGCGGCGCGCAATTTTTCGGTGGCGATCTATCTCTACCAGCCGGGCGACGGCGGCTTGGACCGTGTCGCCATCCTGCTAGCCAACCATTTGCTGCGACGCGGCGTCCCGGTCGAACTCTGGATGTCGCGGATGGACGGTGCGGCGGCGCATCTCATCGATCCCGCGCTGACCATCAGGCAGGTGCCGACCCCGCGCCTCGCGCGCCGCCTGTCGATGATCGCGCAATTTCCGGCCTTGTCCGCGATGGTGCGACGCTACCGCCCCGACATTCTCTATTCGGCCGGCAACCAGAGCAACATGCTGGTGGCGCTCGCGACGCTGGGCACCGATAGCAAAGCGGTTGGCCGCATATCCAATCCGATCGTGCGGCCCGGTCAGCAGGGACCGGGCGCCTGGGCGCGGCTGACGCGTTTCCGCGCCATCGCGCGGGCCTGCGACCTGACGATCGTCATGGGCGAGCATGACCGCGCGCTGCTGGCGCAAAGCGGCGATATCCGCTTGTTGCCCCGGCCGACCGTGACGCGCCTGATGGAGCGGGCCTGCGCGACCCGCACCGATCGCCGACCTGGCGATCCCTGGCGACTGCTGATGGTCGGGCGGCTGACCGAGCAGAAGGATCACGCCACGGCGCTCGCCGCACTGGCGCGTCTGTCGCATCGCGACTGGCGGCTGACCATCGCGGGGCAGGGGCCGTTGCGCGCCGAGCTGGAACGCGGATGCGTCGCGCTGGGAATCGCCGACCGCGTCGATTTCACCGGCTATGTCGGCGATCCCGAGCGGCTCGCCGCGCTGATGGCGCAATCCGACCTGCTGCTCCAGCCGTCGCGCTGGGAGGGGCTGTGCGCCACTTTGATCGAGGCGATGGCCTGCGGCATGGATGTGGTCGCGACCGACAGCACCCCCAATATCCGCCCCGTGCTGGCGTCCGGCGGGCAGCACCCGGTAACGCCGGTCGGCGATGCGGCGGCGTTCGCCCGCGCGATCGAACGCACCATGATGCGTCCTGCTCCCCGCGATCTGTTGGCGGCCGCAACCCGCGACCATGGCGTCGACCGCGCGCTCGACCGTTATCTGCGCGCCTTCGAACGACTGGCAGGCGCGCCTGCGCCCCTATCCATTCCGTCGCCAGCCCCGGCCTGA
- a CDS encoding HPr-rel-A system PqqD family peptide chaperone: MSGIQVYRRDVEDTVAACVLDDLTLFYHRRSGQTHMVISPVPEIWDHMADGAPVTAQAMHDRLSRDYDLGPVDDAIAEIGAHLDALVALGLVQAQ; encoded by the coding sequence GTGAGCGGGATACAGGTCTATCGCCGGGATGTGGAAGACACGGTAGCCGCCTGCGTCCTCGACGATCTTACCCTTTTCTACCACCGCAGATCGGGCCAGACCCATATGGTCATCAGCCCCGTGCCCGAAATCTGGGACCATATGGCCGATGGCGCCCCGGTCACGGCGCAGGCGATGCACGACCGGCTGTCGCGCGACTATGATCTGGGACCGGTGGACGACGCGATCGCCGAAATCGGCGCGCATCTCGACGCGCTGGTCGCGCTGGGGCTGGTGCAGGCGCAATGA
- a CDS encoding HprK-related kinase A gives MKHHITLRIGPATFRIGSAWPQPIAQLARLYAGYPDMRGAVADFTVRLQPTSVMRRWVRPSIFITGDHGLADAAPMSLAHGLLAAEMGMNLQMALGWRRHLLLHASSVEKDGRVLVMTGKSGSGKSTLSALLGERGWRFMGDEFALLDCDTGAILPFPRLISLKNRAIDVVADTVGEARMGPLLAATAKGDIRHMVPRADAVGRMGDGGKPALLLFPRFGHAADVRPLGQGEIFMRLTQASTNYVALGEPAFTALTRFVTDVPARAIDFPSGDEAIAMVDRLWEELA, from the coding sequence ATGAAGCATCACATCACCCTGCGCATCGGTCCCGCGACCTTCCGCATCGGCTCAGCCTGGCCGCAGCCCATCGCCCAGCTCGCCCGCCTCTATGCTGGCTATCCCGATATGCGGGGGGCGGTCGCCGATTTTACCGTGCGGCTCCAGCCGACCAGCGTCATGCGGCGGTGGGTGCGGCCATCCATCTTCATCACCGGCGACCATGGCCTGGCCGACGCCGCACCGATGAGCCTGGCGCACGGCCTGCTGGCGGCGGAAATGGGGATGAACCTGCAAATGGCGCTGGGCTGGCGGCGGCATCTGCTGCTCCATGCGTCCAGCGTGGAAAAGGACGGGCGCGTGCTCGTCATGACCGGTAAGTCGGGATCGGGCAAATCGACCCTGTCGGCGTTGCTGGGCGAACGGGGCTGGCGCTTCATGGGCGACGAATTCGCGCTGCTCGATTGCGATACGGGCGCGATCCTGCCTTTCCCCCGCCTCATCAGCCTCAAGAACCGGGCGATCGATGTCGTGGCCGATACCGTGGGCGAAGCGCGCATGGGGCCACTGCTCGCCGCCACCGCGAAGGGCGACATCCGACACATGGTGCCGCGTGCCGACGCGGTGGGGCGCATGGGTGACGGGGGCAAGCCGGCCTTGCTGCTCTTCCCCCGCTTCGGCCATGCCGCCGATGTGCGTCCATTGGGGCAGGGCGAAATCTTCATGCGGTTGACGCAGGCATCGACCAATTATGTCGCGCTGGGCGAACCGGCCTTTACTGCGCTGACCCGGTTCGTGACCGACGTCCCCGCGCGCGCGATCGACTTCCCATCCGGCGACGAAGCCATTGCGATGGTCGATCGGCTGTGGGAGGAACTGGCATGA
- a CDS encoding nucleotidyltransferase domain-containing protein → MSAALLVRALRDPAWVAALDAEGWNGLLAAARAERLIGTLAYRLEGVVVPQAVRPVLHDARGDTAREGQQALWEADRAVEACRGLAVKLVLLKGTAYVAADLQAGQGRFIGDLDILVSRDAMPAVEAALIAAGWEWVKEDPYDDAYYRDWMHELPPMIHVERDRMIDVHHTILPLTARQTPDAAAMLADAISISNGLYILPPEDRVVHSVAHMLADGDMQGGLRNLWDIYCLLPDADPAALDARAAHHGLRRHVRQAQRLAAAIFGHGAHLTPWDRLVRARLLARDGWGRETHKALVFAFFVRSHWLRMPPLMLARHLFTKWRKGHRPQ, encoded by the coding sequence ATGAGCGCGGCGCTGCTGGTGCGGGCGCTGCGCGATCCGGCCTGGGTCGCCGCGCTCGACGCCGAGGGCTGGAACGGCCTGCTCGCGGCGGCGCGGGCCGAACGGCTGATCGGCACGCTGGCTTACCGACTGGAGGGCGTCGTCGTGCCGCAGGCGGTGCGCCCAGTCCTGCACGACGCGCGGGGCGACACGGCACGCGAAGGCCAACAGGCGCTATGGGAGGCCGATCGCGCGGTCGAGGCGTGCCGGGGCCTCGCCGTCAAACTGGTGCTGCTCAAGGGCACGGCCTATGTCGCGGCGGACTTGCAGGCCGGGCAGGGGCGCTTCATCGGCGATCTCGACATCCTCGTGTCCCGCGACGCCATGCCCGCCGTGGAAGCGGCGCTGATCGCGGCGGGGTGGGAGTGGGTCAAGGAAGACCCCTATGACGACGCCTATTATCGGGATTGGATGCACGAACTGCCCCCGATGATCCATGTCGAGCGCGACCGGATGATCGACGTCCACCACACCATCTTGCCGCTGACCGCGCGCCAGACGCCGGACGCGGCGGCGATGCTGGCCGATGCGATATCCATAAGCAACGGGTTATATATTTTGCCGCCTGAAGATCGCGTCGTCCATTCCGTCGCCCATATGCTGGCCGATGGCGACATGCAGGGCGGGTTGCGCAATCTGTGGGACATATATTGCCTGCTCCCGGACGCCGATCCAGCGGCGCTGGATGCGCGGGCGGCCCATCACGGCCTGCGTCGCCATGTCCGGCAGGCGCAGCGTCTGGCGGCAGCGATCTTCGGGCATGGCGCGCACCTGACCCCATGGGACCGACTGGTGCGGGCGCGGCTGCTGGCGCGCGACGGTTGGGGCCGGGAAACCCACAAGGCGCTGGTCTTCGCCTTCTTCGTCCGCTCGCACTGGTTGCGCATGCCGCCGTTGATGCTGGCGCGCCATCTGTTCACCAAATGGCGCAAGGGACACCGGCCGCAATAG
- a CDS encoding amidohydrolase: MRHALTAILAAASLSSIAFAQTTPAPSPPAVAAAAPAQSEIGAAVAKDMDGLMTLYRDLHANPELSLQEVNTAAKLAKRLKALKFDVTEKVGGTGVVAVMKNGSGPTLLIRADMDGLPVVEQTGLEFASKVRTKTPEGVETGVMHACGHDTHMTAFIETAKLLAARKAEWKGTLVMILQPAEEVGKGARDMLEDGLYTRFPKPTHAIAFHDAANIAAGQIGYTPGYALANVDSVDVLVKGVGGHGAYPQTTRDPIVLGARIVTSLQTLVSREQDPQDPAVVTVGSFQAGAKHNIIPDEAKLLLTIRSYSDETRAKLIEGVRRISRGEAIAAGMPEDKMPVVTVKDEFTPSTFNPPEFAEQMAGVLKGHFPEGRVIKTPAVMGGEDFGRFYRADKSINSFIFWVGGVPADKMAAAQAGQGSLPSLHSPFWAPEADKVIATASEAMTVLALDILKKE, encoded by the coding sequence ATGCGCCATGCGCTTACGGCCATTCTGGCAGCCGCCAGCCTTTCATCCATCGCATTTGCCCAAACCACGCCCGCCCCGTCGCCACCTGCCGTGGCTGCGGCCGCCCCCGCACAGAGCGAAATCGGCGCGGCGGTGGCCAAGGATATGGACGGGCTGATGACGCTGTATCGCGACCTCCACGCCAATCCCGAACTGTCGTTGCAGGAAGTGAACACGGCGGCGAAACTTGCCAAACGACTGAAGGCGTTGAAATTCGACGTCACCGAAAAGGTCGGCGGCACCGGCGTGGTCGCGGTGATGAAGAACGGGTCCGGCCCGACGCTGCTGATCCGCGCCGACATGGACGGGCTGCCGGTCGTGGAACAGACAGGGCTGGAATTCGCGTCCAAGGTGCGGACCAAGACGCCCGAGGGCGTCGAGACGGGCGTCATGCATGCCTGCGGCCACGACACGCACATGACCGCCTTTATCGAGACCGCCAAGCTGCTGGCCGCGCGCAAGGCGGAGTGGAAAGGCACGTTGGTGATGATCCTCCAGCCCGCCGAGGAAGTGGGCAAGGGCGCGCGCGACATGCTGGAAGACGGGCTATATACGCGCTTCCCCAAGCCCACCCACGCCATCGCCTTCCACGACGCGGCCAATATCGCGGCGGGGCAGATCGGCTATACGCCCGGCTATGCGCTGGCCAATGTCGACAGCGTCGATGTCCTGGTGAAGGGGGTGGGCGGCCATGGCGCCTATCCGCAGACGACGCGCGATCCGATCGTGCTGGGCGCGCGCATCGTCACCTCGCTCCAGACGCTGGTCAGCCGCGAGCAGGATCCGCAAGACCCCGCCGTCGTCACCGTCGGCAGCTTCCAGGCCGGGGCGAAGCATAATATCATTCCGGATGAAGCGAAATTGTTGCTGACCATCCGCAGCTATTCCGACGAGACGCGCGCCAAGCTGATCGAGGGGGTCAGGCGAATCAGCCGGGGCGAGGCGATCGCCGCGGGCATGCCGGAGGACAAGATGCCGGTTGTGACGGTGAAGGACGAATTCACCCCCTCCACCTTCAACCCGCCAGAATTTGCTGAGCAGATGGCTGGCGTGCTCAAGGGGCATTTCCCCGAAGGCCGCGTGATCAAGACGCCGGCGGTGATGGGGGGCGAGGATTTCGGCCGTTTCTATCGCGCCGACAAGAGCATCAACAGCTTCATCTTCTGGGTAGGCGGCGTGCCCGCCGACAAGATGGCGGCGGCGCAAGCCGGTCAGGGCAGCCTGCCTTCACTGCACAGCCCCTTCTGGGCGCCCGAAGCGGACAAGGTGATCGCGACGGCGAGCGAGGCGATGACCGTGCTGGCGCTCGATATTCTTAAAAAGGAATAG
- a CDS encoding 3-hydroxybutyrate dehydrogenase, with product MSTSLAGKTALITGSTSGIGLAYAKLLAGEGANIVINGFGDADAIETERLALEATSGAKALYSGHDLTKAEEIEAMMAQAADAFGGVDILINNAGTQHVAPVDEFPIDKWNLIIALNLSSAFHTSRLAIPYMKSKKWGRIIQTASAHSLVASPFKSAYVTAKHGLAGLTKTIALEVATDGITANCISPGYVWTPLVENQIPDTMKARNMTRDQVMNDVLLAGQPTKQFVTVEQVAGVALFLCSDAAANITGANISVDGGWTAQ from the coding sequence ATGAGCACGTCTTTAGCAGGCAAGACCGCGCTGATCACCGGATCGACGTCGGGCATCGGGCTGGCCTATGCCAAGCTGCTGGCCGGCGAAGGCGCCAACATCGTCATCAATGGTTTCGGCGATGCGGATGCGATCGAGACGGAACGGCTGGCGCTGGAGGCGACGAGCGGGGCGAAGGCGCTTTATTCGGGCCACGACCTGACCAAGGCCGAAGAGATCGAGGCGATGATGGCCCAGGCGGCAGACGCCTTCGGCGGGGTCGACATCCTCATCAACAATGCAGGCACGCAGCATGTCGCGCCGGTCGATGAATTTCCAATCGACAAGTGGAACCTTATCATCGCACTGAACCTGAGCAGCGCGTTCCACACCAGTCGGCTCGCCATTCCCTATATGAAGTCGAAGAAGTGGGGGCGCATCATCCAGACGGCGTCGGCCCATTCGCTGGTCGCATCGCCGTTCAAGAGCGCCTATGTCACGGCCAAACATGGCCTTGCCGGCCTGACCAAGACGATCGCGCTGGAAGTCGCGACTGACGGCATCACCGCCAACTGTATCTCGCCCGGCTATGTGTGGACGCCGCTGGTCGAAAACCAGATTCCCGACACGATGAAAGCGCGGAACATGACGCGCGATCAGGTGATGAACGACGTGCTGCTGGCGGGACAGCCGACCAAGCAATTCGTGACCGTCGAACAGGTTGCGGGCGTCGCCCTGTTCCTGTGCAGCGATGCGGCCGCCAATATCACCGGCGCGAACATCAGCGTCGATGGCGGCTGGACAGCGCAATGA
- a CDS encoding patatin-like phospholipase family protein, with amino-acid sequence MADIDPPRADAKPPRRHRTPLPLPREVALLLQGGGALGSYQAGVYERLDDLGIDVSWVAGISIGAINAAIIAGNPPHRRISRLKKFWYTLSGGMPNMILPEIDHIREAAHLGAAAVVATFGVPGMFRPRLWPATMMPEGTTGAISFYDSAPLKDTLDACVDWDLLNDGPVRMSVGAVDVETGNFAYWDTRGPGGNTRIDARHIMASGALPPGLPPVEIDGRWYWDGGLVSNTPLSHVLNHQTEDMLVFQVDLFPAEGPMPRQMTDVYSRMKDVQYSSRTRQVTDQYLRLRREHGAIEALLNKLPPELQDSTEAKALRQCLDRGSVNIVHLIYRSRNWESGAKDFEFSRSTMLDHWSQGRDAVEEVMHKGDLIARNIVDGKSATFDLDEPDHLKEKMA; translated from the coding sequence ATGGCTGACATCGATCCCCCGCGTGCAGACGCGAAACCACCCCGCCGCCACCGCACGCCGCTGCCCCTGCCCCGGGAAGTCGCGCTGCTGTTGCAGGGCGGCGGCGCGCTCGGCTCGTACCAGGCGGGCGTCTATGAACGGCTGGACGATCTGGGCATCGACGTCAGCTGGGTCGCGGGGATTTCGATCGGTGCGATCAACGCGGCGATCATCGCCGGCAATCCGCCGCATCGCCGCATCAGTCGGCTGAAGAAATTCTGGTACACGCTGTCGGGCGGCATGCCCAACATGATCCTGCCGGAAATCGACCATATCCGCGAAGCGGCGCATCTGGGCGCGGCTGCGGTGGTCGCCACCTTCGGCGTGCCGGGCATGTTCCGTCCGCGCCTCTGGCCAGCGACGATGATGCCCGAAGGCACGACGGGCGCGATCAGCTTCTACGACAGCGCACCACTGAAAGACACGCTGGATGCCTGCGTCGACTGGGATCTGCTGAACGACGGGCCCGTCAGGATGTCGGTTGGCGCGGTCGATGTGGAGACGGGCAATTTCGCCTATTGGGACACGCGTGGCCCGGGCGGCAACACGCGGATCGATGCGCGCCACATCATGGCGTCGGGCGCGCTGCCCCCTGGCCTGCCTCCGGTCGAAATCGACGGGCGCTGGTATTGGGACGGGGGCCTGGTGTCCAACACGCCGCTGTCCCATGTGCTCAATCACCAGACCGAGGACATGCTGGTGTTTCAGGTCGACCTCTTCCCCGCCGAAGGGCCGATGCCGCGACAGATGACCGACGTCTATTCGCGGATGAAAGACGTGCAATATAGCAGCCGCACCCGCCAGGTGACGGACCAGTATCTGCGTCTGCGCCGCGAACATGGCGCGATCGAAGCGCTGCTGAACAAGCTGCCGCCCGAATTGCAGGACAGCACCGAGGCGAAGGCCCTGCGCCAGTGCCTGGACCGGGGGTCGGTGAACATCGTCCATCTGATCTATCGCTCGCGCAACTGGGAAAGCGGCGCGAAGGATTTCGAATTTTCGCGATCGACCATGCTGGATCATTGGAGCCAGGGCCGCGATGCGGTGGAGGAAGTGATGCACAAGGGCGACCTGATCGCGCGCAACATCGTCGACGGCAAGAGCGCGACCTTCGACCTGGACGAACCCGATCATCTCAAGGAGAAAATGGCATGA
- the ypfJ gene encoding KPN_02809 family neutral zinc metallopeptidase → MRLDDEQESSNYEIQRGGGGGGGLGGGLGMLLPLIGSRFGCGGIAVVLIIMVVMGINPLSLIGGGGGGQQVQTERPATGQLTDVQRTSLKVLGSTERRWTDIFKAEGQQYPPPKLVFYSQNGQSGCGAAQSAMGPFYCPADQRIYLDTDFFNEMQTRFNAPGDFPIGYIIAHEVGHHIQTITGEADKIRKAQQSASEAQGNALQVQMELQADCYAGVWAARDTNLMEAGDLEEGMRAAEAIGDDTLQKAAGRRPVPESFTHGTSAQRMEWLQKGLSTGDPAQCDTFKGAI, encoded by the coding sequence ATGCGGCTCGACGACGAACAGGAAAGCAGCAATTACGAAATACAGCGCGGCGGCGGCGGTGGCGGCGGACTGGGCGGTGGCCTGGGCATGCTCCTGCCGCTGATAGGTAGCCGCTTCGGCTGCGGCGGCATCGCGGTCGTGCTCATCATCATGGTCGTCATGGGCATCAATCCGCTCAGCCTGATCGGCGGTGGCGGTGGTGGGCAGCAGGTGCAGACGGAACGCCCGGCGACCGGCCAGTTGACCGACGTCCAGCGCACCTCGCTCAAAGTGCTGGGTTCGACCGAACGACGCTGGACCGACATTTTCAAGGCGGAGGGACAGCAATATCCGCCCCCGAAGCTGGTCTTCTACAGCCAGAACGGCCAGTCCGGCTGCGGCGCGGCGCAATCGGCGATGGGGCCTTTCTATTGCCCGGCTGACCAGCGCATCTATCTCGACACCGATTTCTTCAACGAGATGCAAACGCGCTTCAACGCGCCGGGCGATTTCCCGATCGGCTACATCATCGCGCATGAGGTCGGCCACCATATCCAGACCATCACCGGCGAAGCGGACAAGATCCGCAAGGCGCAGCAAAGCGCATCGGAAGCGCAAGGCAATGCGCTGCAAGTGCAGATGGAATTGCAGGCCGACTGCTACGCCGGGGTCTGGGCAGCGCGCGACACCAACCTCATGGAAGCGGGCGATCTGGAGGAAGGCATGCGCGCGGCCGAAGCGATCGGCGACGACACGCTGCAAAAGGCCGCAGGCCGCCGCCCCGTCCCCGAAAGCTTCACCCACGGAACCAGCGCACAACGCATGGAATGGCTGCAAAAGGGGCTGTCGACGGGTGACCCCGCTCAATGCGACACGTTCAAGGGCGCAATCTGA